The DNA sequence CCCCCACGACTGTCTGTCTGACCCCCCCCACGACTGTCTGTCTGATCCCCCCCCGACTGTCTGTCTGACCCCCCCCGACTgtctgtctgacccccccccccagactgtctgtctgaccccccccccagactgtcTTTCTGACCCCCCCCAGACTGTCTGTCTGACCCCCCTTCCCGACTGTCtgtctgacccccccagactgtctgtctgatccccccccagactgtctgtctgacccccccccccagactgtctgtctgacccccccccccagactgtctgtctgacccccccccccagactgtctTTCTGACCCCCCCCAGACTGTCTGTCTGACCCCCCTTCCCGACTGTCtgtctgacccccccagactgtctgtctgatccccccccagactgtctgtctgacccccccccccccagactgtctgtctgacccccccccccagactgtctgtctgacccccccccccttttcagtgAACGACAGAGCCAAGAGGTCAgacatgctgctttgtgttcccagGTGGCTACCCCGGCAGGATGGAGGCGCAACTGAAGGCGCTGACCGATGAAATGTTGATCATCCTGTCCGGCTGCCacggcgaggttttgctgcagaagGCCATGGCGGATAAAGCAGAGACCTTGAGCAGGTACCTGGAATATGAAACATCGGCGAGGCAGATGCTGGCAGAGATACAGCAGTCACGAGAAAAAGTGGCACTGAAAGTTATAGAAGTTGAAGAAGAACAAAATAAAAAAATTTCTGGAGGTGCAGAAGATTAAGGAAGAGTGGGAAAACCTTCAACAACAGAATTCTGAGAAAGAACCAGAACTCAAGTTGTTACAGAAAGAGCTGGAAGAGCTTGAAAGGACTGAAAAACAAATTTCCAAAATGGAAGAAGAGGTAACTGAAGATACAACAGTGGTTATTCCTTCTTCTAAGTACTTGGCTCATATCTACCACAAGGTAACTAAGATCATTTGGGACTATGACAGTGACCCTTCTCTTGTGAAAGGCGGTATCCTTTCATTTGTGAATTTGAGAGAAGCAGTGAAAGCCAGATGTGGGACCACTGATGTTTGGAATAATAGAAATGGGTGACCAACAAGTAATGTCATAGCGTTGAAGATTTTTGTGTAATTAAAGACTGGAGTTCCATTCTATGAAAGACTGGGAGAAAAGGGAGCTTGAATAAAGCATGATAGTATGAGTGTTGAATTCAAACGATGTGAGAAAAAAATAAAATCCCTCCACTCCAacccaaaaaaaaaaacaatgccaccccccccacctcttttaccaccctccctaatcttattgaaacatctataaccagggacctccaacaaccatttctgcccctcttctatccaagtttccatgatggccaccacatcgtagtcccaagtaccgatccatgccttaagttcacccaccttattcctgatgcttcttgcgttgaagtatacacacttcaacccatctccgtgcctgcaagtactctcctttgtcagtgttcccttccccactgcctcattacacgctttggcgtcctgaatatcggctaccttagttgctggactacaaatccggttcccattcccctgccaaattagtttaaaccctcccgaagagtactagaaaacctccctcccaggatattggtgcccctctggttcagatgcaacccgtcctgcttgtagaggtcccaccttccccagaatgcgctccaattatccaaatacctgaagccctccctcctacaccattcctgcagccacgtgttcaactgcactctctccctattcctagcctcgctatcacgtggcaccggcaacaaaccagagatgacaactctgtctgtcctggcttttaacttccagcctaactccctaaacttgtttattacctccacaccccttttcctacctatgtcgttggtaccaatgtgcacgacttctggctgctccccctcccccttaaggatcctgaagacacgatccgagacatccctggccctggcatccgggaggcaacataccttccgggagtctcgctcgcgaccacagaatctcctatctattcccctaaccattgaatctcctactactattgcttttctattctccccccttcccttctgagccccagagccagaatcagtgccagagacctggccgccatggcctttccccggtaggtcacccccccaacagcatccaaaacggtatacttgttttgaaggggaacggccacgagggatccctgcactgtctgcctgtttttttttttcccagattgtaacccagctattcttgtcctgtaccttgggtgtggttacctccctgtaactcttctcaatcaccccctctgcctcccggatgatccgaagttcatccatctttagctccagttccctaacacggtctttgaggagctgaagttgggtgcacttcctgcaggtatagtcagcagggacaccggtggtatccctcaccacccacatcctacaggagcatgcaactggcctagcctccatcccctctgacctgacagactatagctgccctgtggactaactagatctccgccctccgactctgctcccagtcagctacactttctgtaaactcctggctctcttctcactctttgcggaaatgtcggaaacaaaatgaaaggagcaccttactccctcctcacctaactccctcggtcaccaaactcttactatagcactcaaatgcaccaaattcagcactccctcggtcaccaaactcttactatagcactcaaaatgcaccaaattcagcactcagtgcaaacaaagtctgcactgtaggggatcacttttatactgtgaatctagcctctgaaaactggcctaatccatttaactaattaacaagctccagctgcaagtgcctacaagtagaagcttgtttaaagctgattgaaaattcaccttcttctaaaccaaacagcaacttttaagttaattaactaaataaaagaaagactaaactttagataaaaatgaagccttatactccctcggtcaccaaattcttactatagcactcaaaatgcaccaaattcagcactcagtgcgaaACCTTCCAAAAagtggaatactcgccacttgctgCACTGCAAATTGTCTTCGTGTAAAATTTTGCAACCCATCATAATAAACAAATATTGTGTCCCTGCAGTTCTGTTTGTGACTGCAGTTCTGTTTATAAATCTGTTAGTTAATTCATTTTGCTTCATCTTAATAGGGTTGATGAACGTGTGTGAAAATGGAAAGTAAGATTCCAGCCAATGAGTTTACTTTCCAGTATTTCACAACATTCTCATGACATTAAGTTAATATTACAAGATTCTATTGATCCTTTGATCACAAATGATCCGCAGCCTATTTCAAAGGAATTAAAAAGCCAATAAAGGGCAAGGCGGAGGGCACTTTAAAAACGGTAGGTGGGACCCAATTCCAAGATTTCTGACCCCATTCCTGGGCATTCCGATGTTTGGGAGTGCCTTTTAAGGGTATGGGTTGCTTCAGGTTGCAAACCCACACCCTGCACTCCTGACCGAATTGGCTCCATTGCAGGGCATTAGCAAGCCCTGGTCATCACTGCAAATTTTATGAAGTTGGGCCAGCTTTTCGAAAAGCCTTGGTTCACGTTCCCCCCCAAAGAGCTTTTTTATTATAATTGATCCCGATGATCCTTGGGCTACAAGCCAGTGTGATGAATAACCTTACATGAGATGACCAACTAGTGTGGTCATCAGGAGGTGGCATTTCATTGATAAACATAACACTTGATGGATGGCAGATGGGGACACAAAAGATGTGTAAACAACTTGGATATTGTGACAACTGCATGGCCTTGCAGTGCCTGTGAAGAGAATTGTTAAGGACTGGGACTTGCTTTGAGACTGTCTGAGCCAGGCCTCGAGGAACCAGAAATTTGGCTTAAAAGGGACGCTGCTTCCAGGATTCAGGGCTGAAGCCGGAAGGAATAGTCAACCACTGGAGACTATGGGAAGTAGGGCCAGGAATTAAGAGACTAACTGTTGTTCCCACCCGTGGTAAGGTAATTCAGAGACTTGGTAATGTATGCACCAGGGGAATTTTAGCAAATTAAGTTCCTGTCGTGGAACAGACTcatttgaggttatccattttggtgaaCAGACCAATTTGGGGTTAACATTTGCAATATAATATATATCTGTAATTTAGTATGAATGGGATGTAAGTAGTTGTCTGTATTTCTTTTCATATATAATAAATTGTTTTATCCTTTTCAAGCTATTTTTCTTTTCACTTTTTATATTATCAATTATAATTGTCATGCCATTATTATAATTATCATTATTCAATATAATTGTTTTAGCACATAACTTTCCTGTTACGTCTAAGAGGCTCTGAACATAAGTGAGACTCCAAAGGGACTCTCAGACGTGCCCCTTACATGGGATCCAAGTTTAGTGAGAGAAACACGGCAGTGATTGAAACAATAGGTTGAGAATTGTAAATTTGAGGTTACAGGAAACCAATGTAGGCTGGTGAAGACAGACAAGCAGGGCTtgttggatgagctgaagtttagaGGCTTGAAGATGGAAAAGCTATTCatagagcattggaatagtcacacCTGGAGGTCGCAAAAGCATGGATGAAAAGTTATAAAGCTGGTATTCGTGAATAGGATGTGGAGTTGGAAGCATGGCTTCATGTTAAACTGGTGGTGAACAGTCTGGTGCAGCTGCAATGGTGGCCAGGGAATGGGATGGAATTCATGGCAGGGACAAAATATTCATAGTAGGAGCTGAAAATGAAAACTTCAACCGTTTCAACATTTAGCTGGAGCAACTGTAGTTCACCCAAGACTAAATTTTCTGTCCTGCTTGTATCTTCCCATCCAGCTGGTGTGGTGCCTAGCTGACTCAAATAACTACTGCCCTTGAAAACAGGAAAGCTGGCGCCATGACCTCTGAGAGTGAGATTGGAGGCGATCGCACCTGTCACCACTATCCACCAGGGAGTCCAAGGAAAGAGAGGGCACCGGACAGCTCTGTGGGTGGGGTGGAAGAGAGAACATCAAGAAGAGGGTAGCTGTTGGGGATCCATGATTGACCTCGCAGGGGTCTATGAGTTTGTTCTCGGGGGTCTGTAAGGTCAGGGAGGGTGTCCTCATGACTAGGCTTGTTGGAGGCCCCTCCTTATGGGAGATAGGGGGGCATTGGCTGTAGCTGAAGATTTACTATCCAGTGATTTTTTTTAAATCGAGGAATGATAGCAAGCAACTCCCTGATGGCTGCTACTTGAGTTGCCAGGGTGCCTATTAGCACAGCCTAGCACTGAGGGAGGCACCAATTATGCCCAGTGAATAAGCTGAGTTTTATGCTTGAaacggatttaaatcttggcactaTCTCCTCCCCACAGCGCTACATCCAAGGTTGAGCCTCAGCTTTCAGTGAGAGGGCTGGCAGACCAAATGCCTCCGAAACAAGGGCCGAGGAAttcgcctctctctctcaaggTCCCAGCTCCTGCATTAGCGGTCCCATTGAATTCCCTCCCTTCCCAATGACCACCTCACCCTCCAAATGTGAGCGTCCAGGTGAGATCAGGAAATCTAACTCCCTTCTGAAAGGGTCTTCAGTAGCACAATGGACATCAGCAGGAGGGCTAGAGGCAGATTCATCTTAACACGATTCCTGGAGGTCCAGGAACTTGGGTGACCCTTCTGGACATGGTCCCTCCTAtgtacattggggggggggggggggggggggggcctcacaagGGCTATCAACTCAGGGACTTGCTGATGGGGAGTCCCCGAATGCCAGCTGCCTATTCAATGCAGGAGGCTGATGATGACTTTCAGTGACGAAATGGCTGTGATGCTCCTCAGAGATATTGCGAATGTCTTGACTCATGTCTGGCTGATGGAAGCTTGTCGACTCCCTGTGGCTTGGGTCATTTCAGAGCGATGATGAGCGGAGTCAGTCAACTCTCCTGATGCTGTCTCGGGGGACtgggggttcagttagaggattccCTGTATCATGACTGAATCCTGTCATTGTGAGGGAAACAATTGCACGGAGATGACATTGCAGAGTGGGGATGGAGGCGGTGCTCTAACTGAATGCATCCCTCACGTTAGATATGCCACTGCTGTTACTAATCTGTAAAGATATGGCAGCCTAAAAGTGGTTAACAAAAGTGAGCTTTAATACTAGTGAGATAAAATATTTACAAACGTCAGAGCCCAACATCCCTAAGTGCCTAAcatcacccaagcccacacttcgacTACAACTTCCTTACCTTCCTAACCCTACCGTTACAACTAGGTGTCTGCTCAGGATCCACATCTGAAGTTGAGGCGGCCTGTCTGCCATGCCTTGCTGCCTGAGAGGATCTTgatgggtgtcctctggagggccccaGCCTATTTCTGGGGTGGCACAGGTGCTGTGGTGCCTCCTTGTTATGGCTACAGGGCCGAAAGGGATGAGTCAGATGGACGGGACATTCCCAGTGTCTCCTGCCCACCAGCAGGTAAACGTTAAACCTCCTCTCGCCACAGCATCCAACATCTCTGTCCAGGCACTCTCTGTGAACCTTGCAGCTGACTTTCTTGCTGCCATTCTCTTGGCTAAACtgagagcaagtgctgtggagTCATTTAAATGCAGCATCCCCTTGATTGACCTGCTCCGATGACCCCAGGATGGCCGATTCAGACAGTGCGCCACAGGCGCGGCACTACCCCCGTGAATTTTATTTTCAATGTCTAACAATTCCAGTCTTGACTGCAGCGATGGGGCCCATTTCTGGTTTTCACTCCAAAAATGGCATAGCCATCTCCTGGGAAGATTCCAGCCACTTAAAATGTTGCTAAATTATCCATCTGCAACCTCTTTCACTCCACCACTGATAGCCTATCCTTCAGTTACCCCAGGTTGAAACTCTGGAAATACCCCAAACCTGCACACCACTCTATCTTCCACTACCCTTCTTAAAACCTCTCTCAGTGTTGAAGCTTTTTGACATCTGTTTCCTTCTTCGGTTCAATGTTAATTCTTGTCTGGTTACACTCCTGCAAAAGACCTTAGGATTTAAACTATATTAAAGGTATTAAGTAAATTGAAATTGTGtttaataagatcataagacataggagcggaagtaaggccattcggcccatcgagtccactccaccattcgatcatggctgatttcaactccatttacccgctctctctccatagcccttaattcctcgagaaatcaagaatttatcaacttctgtcttaaagacactcaacgtcccggcctccaccggcctctgtggcaatgaattccacagacccaccactctctggctgaagaaatttctcctcatctctgttctaaagtgactcccttttattctaaggctgtgcccccgggtcctagtctcccctaataatggaaacaacttccctacgtccaccctatttaagccattcattatcttgtaagtttctattagatctcccctcaacctcctaaactccaatgaatataatcccaggatcctcaaacgttcatcgtatgttaggcctaccattcctgggatcatccgtgtgaatctccgctggacccgctccagtgccagtatgtccttcctgaggtgtggggcccaaaattgctcacggtattctaaatggggcctaactaatgctttataaagcttcagaagtacatccctgcttttatattccaagcctcttgagataaatgacaacattgcatttgctttcttaattacggactcaacctgcaagtttacctttagagaatcctggactcggactcccaagtccctttgcacttcagcattatgaattttgtcaccgtttagaaaatagtccatgcctctatccttttttccaaagtgcaagacctcgcacttgcccacgttgaatttcatcagccatttcttggaccactctcctaaactgtctaaatctttctgcagcctccccacctcctccatactacctgcccctccacctatctttgtatcattggcaaacttagccagaatgcccccagtcccgtcatctagatcgttaatatataaagagagcagctgtggccccaacactgaaccctgcgggacaccattcgtcaccggctgccattccgaaaaagaacctttcatcCCATAATATGCAGATGAAGGCATTAATTGGGATCCCACTTGAGCATATACAGAAAAATACACTTATTGAAACAAGTGATGTGGTTGAGTTAGGTGTATATCTGGTAATCTTTAACTTTGTAAATAGTTAACTCAGTAAAACTGAATAAAGATTGTCTCCAGTATTATATTTCACCAAATAGCTTTCTGGAATAGAACCAATGTGAttaatgtaggaatttcaggtGTATTGGATTATAGATACTTTggcgcagtaagggttaaaagcctgggttagagtgtgtttgactgctgcagccaTGTTTTAAAAGAAATCTTAATTTGAAAGGTTGGGAACCAGCGGTGCAATTAAACCAttataaaaagcttgggctaatggaattttgttttgattaaggtatTCCTTGTGGAGTTAGTTAGCTTTCAGCTTTGTAGGATGATGTAATTGCTGGGTGAAGCTAAGGCACCAAGCAATTCTGCAGTAAGGTCAGGGCAGTTCGGATCTGAATGAAGCTGTAGCCAGAAGTCAAACAGTTTTGCTCTCTGCAgctcagttaaaagagattaacagtctttaaagcagcaCAGACTTGTCAGAGAACAAGATGGAGTTGAAACAGGGTGAGAAGCATCTTCTGAAGAGATACAGCCAGATttttgacaggagtcagatcttatcttcaaagcagtgtcaagagattcTCTTTCTCAAAGACCATTTCTGTAAAACACATATTCCTGAGTGCCAGTGATATTTAAAATGGACAGGGAGCGGAGATGtttttttccttgttgtttaagcgggaataaagatagcaattaggggtattgtattcactgaatAGTATAATTCATggagtaattgtaagttattttccagtgtggtgttaaagattttaatactgtgttagtaataaagttggtTTTAAAGTACCATAACCCAACTCTATTTCATTGTGCAATCacccctggagtgaagtatcctttcctcacagtcttacaaaacgaaaataaaatattggggtttcggtccaatatcctagccactgttggggtctggtccggaatcgtaataaaattgggggctctttGCTGTGATCTtcaagtataattccttgtttgtcTTGGGATTATTGAACTTAAaggcaatgagtgtgtgtgtgtgtgtgtggaatggttgctttctttcaggttttgaaGTTTAAATAAGGAATGACTGGAGATGGCTCTTTCAGGTGCGAAAtatttcctgggtgtggaagagattaCTCGGGCTAATTTAGAAAGGGTAACTAAAACAAAACTTTGGGGTTTGGCAGAAAAGCTGCAGTTAACCTTATCTGAAGGGGTGAGGAAGGTACAGAGAATACAAACAATAGCTCAGCACTTACATTTGCCAGAAACgcagcctgaatcattagaattagctagaattcaattacaaatgaaacaattagaaatgcaattaggaaaaagataaacagaaaaaaatagaactgaagaaattgGAGAAAGAAGAACAGGAAAGAGAGAGAGCTTTTTAGAACAAAATGGAAAGGAGGGTGCTTGAGGTAGAAATGGAaaggaagaaagggataaggaaaaagagagattggcaatggcagaagcaAAAGGTAAAGGAGAGCGAATTTAAACTTTGGAAACTGGAACTGCAAAGAGAAACATCAATGGAAAATGTTAgagttaaaggcagaagctgaggaagAGCTAGAGGAAGGAGAAACAATTTCTGGTCAAGAGCTTTGTAGGGATATGTTTCAATATATTCAAGCACTACTAAGATTTGATGTGAAACATGTGGAAGCCTATTTTtaaatctcatttgagaaagtgacTAAACTGAATTAGCCAAGGACCATGTGGGTAGTgctggttcaaacaaagttggcaggtagagctagtgaagtgcttGCATCACAATCAGAGGAGGTAtttagggattatgatgaggtgagaaaaaccatattaagtgcatatgaactagtgccagaagcctacagacagaagtttagaaatcctTAAGTCAGATGTATACTGAATTCAAAAGAATGAAACAAaatcattttgataggtggataagagctcttATGgaaattattttggaggaattgaAAGATTCACTTTCCagagtagtgagaactcatgtggaagagcaaagagttACAAATGctagattggcagcagaaatggctgaTGATTTTGAATTAATTCACAAAGCAAAGTCTGTTTTTTGACATCAATTtaaatctgtgaaggatagaaactagtAAAATGAGACATGCACAGGTAATCAAGGTGAAGGAGGTTTAGTTTGTGATGTTAAGGACAGTTTGCTTCAGGTtaaaaaggaaacctatgatagtggaagagagataagaaaacttaaGTGTTTTTATTATAATAAAGTTGGGCATGTGAAGTTGCAGTGTTGGTGGATTAAAAAAAGTACTGGAAAAACAGACCTGGTAAAACAAGATAAGCCAGTGGGGATTATTAAACTGGGAAGAAAAAACATTGTTCCAGTGGAAGAGTGTACAAACTGTTCAGAAGCTGGTGGAAAAGCAGGTGTCAGAAATttttaaggattttatttgtgGGGGTATGGTTTACTCATGTATACAGGG is a window from the Scyliorhinus torazame isolate Kashiwa2021f chromosome 1, sScyTor2.1, whole genome shotgun sequence genome containing:
- the LOC140395055 gene encoding LOW QUALITY PROTEIN: kinetochore protein spc24-like (The sequence of the model RefSeq protein was modified relative to this genomic sequence to represent the inferred CDS: deleted 1 base in 1 codon) produces the protein MEAQLKALTDEMLIILSGCHGEVLLQKAMADKAETLSRYLEYETSARQMLAEIQQSREKVALKVIEVEEEQNKKFLEVQKIKEEWENLQQQNSEKEPELKLLQKELEELERTEKQISKMEEEVTEDTTVVIPSSKYLAHIYHKVTKIIWDYDSDPSLVKGGILSFVNLREAVKARCGTTDVWNNRNG